A stretch of Limanda limanda chromosome 7, fLimLim1.1, whole genome shotgun sequence DNA encodes these proteins:
- the znf512b gene encoding zinc finger protein 512B codes for MESPSGPRLGKLSTSGLPKGRTPKHGHPQEPVRTTPVPENNNRHSPMCDEPAEGKRKGRPKAEVQELRSIPAHMIVQWKEEFKRRSRVKCPCSGCWLEFPSIYGVKYHYQRCQGATVAEKLSHGCPYCEAVFASKVRLQKHKLWNHPDRVTMEPKDEQHKLQKAPVKSNTKKRPMENSPPSPVFFKVKKTHEVSAPSQNGELAHQRNERKQHSHGQPSQQIQQSTPVFPQSQESQSQSTSSDEGGSDSEGGSPPSYLDEDPERMKHRRKQKTPKKFTGEQPSISGTFGLKGMTKVEEKLKAGRAKRPEGSGFSEEPQRRPTSSQSSKKDPATTSSVAVPDTQWQRAISERGEVVCPTCSIVTRKTIHGLKKHMEICQKLQDALKCQQCQKQFRSKAGLNYHTMAEHSTKPSRSEGQTGDEHEERERLRRVLKQMGRIKCPSEHCGKTYRSKAGRDYHVRTEHPPTITTMTATTNNYNKDNITDTNNNTGKERRGIPPLHQVVPEETPSGGKKQQSQTEKTDWQEKAPSACHPKEQQRDARQKDREKEKGRERDNERAVEDFERTPSGRVRRRSAQVAVFHLQEIAEDELAKDWGTKRRIKDDLVPDSKRLNYTRPGLPNFSPELLETWKNQVKEKGFICCTNENCEAVYSSVSGLKAHLANCSQGGGELGKYMCLICQKEFSSESGVKYHISKTHSQNWFRTAATEVVSSSKSKAPEDNGIKPEVRNCATTGKKRGRKPKERPSVIAPLETNTEAPATTQNSTLAVTPTLGSTQCPTLIPDPTDNANLGQNRQPVPSAKRRSKPKRLSLSE; via the exons ATGGAGAGCCCAAGTGGCCCCAGGCTTGGGAAGCTGTCCACATCAGGGCTGCCAAAGGGCCGGACTCCCAAGCATGGACATCCCCAGGAGCCTGTCAGAACCACGCCAGTCCCTGagaacaacaacagacaca GTCCAATGTGTGATGAGCCAGCAGAAGGGAAGAGGAAAGGTCGTCCCAAAGCAGAAGTGCAGGAACTCAGAAGTATCCCT GCCCATATGATAGTGCAATGGAAGGAAGAGTTTAAGCGCCGCTCCAGGGTTAAGTGTCCGTGTTCAGGCTGCTGGTTAGAGTTCCCCAGCATCTATGGCGTCAAGTACCACTATCAACGTTGCCAGGGG GCCACTGTAGCTGAGAAGCTGAGTCATGGCTGCCCCTACTGTGAGGCAGTGTTTGCCTCAAAGGTCCGCCTGCAGAAGCACAAGCTGTGGAACCACCCGGACAGGGTTACTATGGAGCCCAAGGATGAGCAGCATAAACTTCAAAAGGCTCCTGTCAAGTCTAACACCAAGAAAAG GCCCATGGAGAACAGCCCGCCCTCTCCTGTGTTCTTCAAAGTGAAAAAGACCCACGAGGTGTCCGCGCCTTCTCAGAACGGGGAGCTGGCCCACCAGAGGAATGAGAGGAAACAGCACAGCCACGGCCAGCCTTCACAGCAGATTCAACAGTCCACGCCAGTCTTTCCTCAGTCCCAGGAGTCGCAGTCCCAGAGCACATCGTCTGATGAAGGGGGCAGTGATAGTGAGGGCGGAAGTCCCCCTTCTTACCTAGATGAGGACCCAGAGCGGATGAAGCACA GACGGAAGCAGAAAACTCCCAAGAAATTCACTGGAGAGCAGCCTTCTATATCTGGAACATTTGGATTGAAAG GTATGACTAAGGTGGAGGAAAAGCTAAAAGCGGGTCGTGCAAAGAGACCAGAGGGGAGTGGGTTCAGTGAGGAGCCGCAGAGAAGACCCACTTCAAGTCAGTCCTCAAAGAAAGACCCGGCAACAACAAGCTCTG TTGCTGTTCCTGACACCCAGTGGCAGCGAGCAATCTCAGAGCGAGGTGAAGTGGTCTGCCCCACCTGCTCCATCGTCACCAGGAAAACAATCCACGGCCTCAAGAAACACATGGAGATTTGCCAGAAG ctccaggacGCCCTGAAGTGCCAACAGTGCCAGAAACAGTTCAGATCCAAGGCCGGCCTCAACTACCACACCATGGCTGAACACAGCACCAAG ccctcaaggaGCGAAGGCCAGACTGGCGACGAGCATGAGGAGAGAGAACGGCTGCGCCGAGTTCTCAAACAGATGGGACGAATCAAGTGTCCTAGTGAG CACTGTGGAAAGACCTACCGCTCCAAGGCTGGCAGAGACTACCATGTGCGTACTGAACACCCCCCGACCATCACCACCATGACAGCCACCACTAACAACTACAACAAGGACAATATAACtgacaccaacaacaacaccggCAAAGAGAGG AGGGGCATCCCACCGCTCCACCAGGTGGTTCCTGAGGAGACTCCATCAGGAGGCAAGAAGCAGCAGAGCCAGACTGAGAAAACGGACTGGCAGGAGAAGGCACCTTCCGCCTGCCACCCTAAGGAGCAGCAAAGGGACGCCaggcagaaggacagggaaaaagaaaaggggagGGAGCGAGACAATGAAAGAGCAGTGGAGGACTTTGAACGGACCCCCAGTGGCAGAGTGCGGCGCCGGTCTGCTCAGGTGGCAGTGTTCCACCTGCAGGAGATAGCAGAGGATGAGCTGGCCAAAGACTGGGGCACTAAGCGGCGCATCAAGGACGACCTGGTACCTGACAGCAAGAGG tTAAACTACACGCGGCCTGGTCTCCCCAATTTCAGCCCAGAGCTACTAGAGACCTGGAAGAACCAAGTCAAGGAGAAGGGCTTCATCTGCTGTACCAATGAA AACTGTGAAGCTGTGTATTCCAGTGTGTCGGGACTTAAAGCTCACCTTGCCAACTGCAGCCAG ggtgGAGGAGAACTGGGGAAGTACATGTGTCTAATCTGTCAGAAGGAGTTTAGTTCAGAGAGCGGTGTGAAGTACCACATCAGCAAGACACACTCACAG AACTGGTTTCGCACCGCAGCCACTGAAGTGGTCTCCAGTAGCAAGAGTAAAGCACCGGAGGATAACGGGATCAAACCTGAGGTGAGGAACTGTGCCACCACTGGTAAGAAGAGGGGCCGCAAGCCCAAAGAGCGCCCCTCTGTGATCGCACCTCttgaaacaaacactgaagcaCCTGCCACCACCCAAAATTCAACCCTTGCCGTGACTCCTACCTTGGGCTCAACACAATGTCCGACCTTGATCCCCGACCCAACGGACAATGCTAATTTAGGCCAAAACAGACAGCCCGTCCCCTCGGCCAAGAGGCGAAGCAAACCCAAGAGGCTGTCGTTATCAGAGTAG